A single genomic interval of Noviherbaspirillum cavernae harbors:
- the rfaE1 gene encoding D-glycero-beta-D-manno-heptose-7-phosphate kinase: MMPNLLSAPRILVVGDVMLDRYWFGDVSRISPEAPVPVVRIERREERLGGAANVARNAAALGANAGVLGIVGNDEAGDTVQQLLADLGVASYLNRDAAVSTIIKLRVIGRQQQLLRIDFEKPPTDAVLRDKLTQFNALLPEYDVIVLSDYAKGGLVNVLEMIASAKALGKCVLVDPKGEDFSRYKGASILTPNKAELRHIVGSWKNEEELTSKAQQLRASLDLDALLLTRSEEGMTLYTEREVMHTPAMAREVYDVSGAGDTVIATLATMLGAGMSLVDAVPVANRAGGIVVGKLGTATVTKEELFG, from the coding sequence ATGATGCCCAATCTCTTGAGCGCTCCACGCATTCTCGTCGTGGGCGATGTGATGCTGGACCGCTACTGGTTCGGCGATGTCAGCCGCATATCCCCGGAAGCGCCGGTGCCGGTCGTACGTATCGAGCGTCGCGAGGAACGCCTCGGCGGGGCTGCAAACGTGGCGCGCAATGCCGCTGCACTTGGCGCAAACGCCGGTGTGCTTGGCATCGTCGGCAATGACGAGGCAGGAGACACCGTGCAACAACTGCTCGCCGATCTGGGAGTCGCCAGCTACCTGAACCGGGATGCCGCGGTATCCACGATCATCAAGCTGCGCGTCATCGGCCGCCAGCAGCAATTGCTGCGTATCGATTTCGAGAAGCCGCCGACCGATGCCGTCTTGCGTGACAAGCTTACGCAGTTCAATGCTCTGCTGCCCGAGTACGACGTGATCGTGCTTTCCGATTATGCCAAGGGTGGATTGGTGAATGTCCTGGAAATGATCGCGTCGGCAAAGGCGCTGGGTAAATGTGTGCTGGTGGATCCAAAGGGTGAGGACTTTTCGCGCTACAAGGGGGCTTCCATCCTGACGCCCAACAAGGCCGAATTGCGTCACATTGTCGGCTCGTGGAAAAACGAGGAGGAACTGACATCAAAGGCGCAACAGCTGCGCGCATCCCTTGATCTGGACGCACTGCTGCTGACACGTTCCGAGGAAGGTATGACGCTCTATACGGAGCGGGAAGTCATGCATACCCCTGCGATGGCGCGGGAAGTGTACGACGTCTCTGGTGCAGGCGATACTGTGATTGCAACGCTGGCAACCATGCTTGGCGCGGGCATGTCGCTCGTTGATGCCGTGCCTGTGGCGAATCGCGCAGGCGGAATTGTGGTTGGGAAATTGGGTACGGCAACAGTTACGAAAGAAGAGCTTTTCGGATAA
- the lapB gene encoding lipopolysaccharide assembly protein LapB, with amino-acid sequence MEFEIWWLLAIPVFFSLGWIAARVDIKQLVSESRSLPRGYFKGLNFLLNEQPDKAIDAFIEIVKLDPETVELHFALGNLFRRRGEIERAIRVHQNLLARPDLPLEHQVHSQYELGQDYLKAGLLDRAEETFNKLVDTQYSAQARRALLEIYQREKEWPRAIEAALALQESGAGGRQKEIAQFYCELAQDELVHTHPDAALHLLDKALATDRTNVRATLLMGDAYLAKADIEAALLAWRRVEHQSVLHAALVASRLMDGYRAVGRSQEGVNLLKNYLAETASIDVLEVLFKAVAELDGMDAAKQLVSDEVRRTPTLLGLDKLLEVRLMDAPPDIWPELSMVKNLVHGYTQRLARYQCSHCGFKARQFYWQCPGCSHWETYPPRRTEELNVMN; translated from the coding sequence ATGGAATTCGAAATCTGGTGGCTGCTTGCCATTCCGGTTTTTTTCAGTCTCGGGTGGATTGCGGCACGAGTCGATATCAAGCAATTGGTATCGGAGTCGCGCAGTTTGCCGCGGGGTTACTTCAAAGGCCTGAATTTTCTGTTGAATGAACAGCCGGACAAGGCGATCGATGCGTTTATCGAGATCGTCAAGCTCGATCCGGAAACCGTGGAGTTGCATTTTGCGCTCGGTAATCTGTTTCGCCGCCGCGGTGAAATCGAGCGCGCAATTCGTGTGCACCAGAACCTGCTGGCGCGGCCCGATCTGCCGCTTGAACATCAAGTGCACTCCCAGTATGAGTTGGGGCAGGACTATCTGAAGGCGGGGCTGCTTGACCGGGCCGAAGAAACGTTCAACAAGCTGGTCGACACGCAATACAGCGCGCAAGCGCGGCGTGCGCTGCTCGAAATTTATCAGCGCGAAAAGGAATGGCCGCGGGCCATTGAAGCAGCGCTCGCATTACAGGAATCCGGTGCCGGCGGACGGCAGAAGGAGATTGCGCAGTTCTATTGCGAGTTGGCGCAGGATGAACTGGTGCATACGCATCCCGATGCCGCTCTGCACTTGCTTGACAAGGCGCTGGCCACGGATCGCACGAATGTACGTGCAACCTTGTTGATGGGCGATGCGTATCTTGCCAAGGCTGACATTGAAGCCGCGCTGCTTGCCTGGCGAAGGGTCGAGCATCAGAGCGTGCTGCACGCCGCGCTGGTCGCCAGCCGCCTGATGGATGGATATCGCGCGGTGGGGCGGTCGCAGGAAGGCGTGAACCTCTTGAAAAACTATCTGGCTGAAACAGCATCCATCGATGTGCTCGAAGTGCTGTTCAAGGCGGTGGCCGAGCTCGACGGCATGGATGCGGCGAAGCAGCTGGTCAGTGACGAGGTGCGTCGCACGCCGACGCTGCTTGGCCTGGACAAGCTGCTTGAGGTGCGCCTCATGGACGCGCCGCCGGATATATGGCCGGAACTGTCGATGGTCAAGAATCTCGTGCACGGTTATACCCAGAGACTGGCACGCTATCAATGCAGCCATTGCGGATTCAAGGCGCGCCAGTTCTACTGGCAATGCCCGGGCTGCAGCCATTGGGAAACGTACCCGCCGCGCCGCACGGAAGAACTCAATGTGATGAATTGA
- a CDS encoding LapA family protein, translating into MKLISRVLWALLFVVFFGFALKNTQEAALRFFFDYEVRGPLVLLLLGFFVAGAALGVLAMMPTMFRSRRNLSAQKKTIETMQQEQDAQRLARTQPPQPDSVVSK; encoded by the coding sequence ATGAAATTGATTTCCCGAGTCTTGTGGGCGCTGCTCTTTGTTGTGTTTTTCGGCTTTGCATTAAAGAACACGCAGGAAGCCGCGTTACGCTTTTTCTTTGACTATGAAGTGCGCGGTCCGTTGGTGCTTCTGCTGCTCGGCTTTTTTGTCGCCGGCGCCGCGCTCGGCGTGCTTGCAATGATGCCGACCATGTTCCGCAGCCGGCGGAATTTGTCGGCGCAGAAGAAGACCATTGAGACGATGCAGCAGGAGCAGGATGCACAACGGTTGGCACGAACTCAACCGCCGCAACCCGACAGTGTTGTGAGCAAATAA
- a CDS encoding ComEA family DNA-binding protein: MQQGVIPSCSPRLLNQTWRENQMLKKLLLAVATMIATMGFAFAQVDVNKADQAALDGVKGIGPTTSKAILDERKKNGNFKDWADLENRVKGIGDKNSEKFSEAGLTVNGQNKPKSASAATAGKKEAKPAANGSKEVKPADTKEAKPADSKPAAGAGKDAKSSGTAKKDDTKK, translated from the coding sequence ATGCAGCAGGGCGTAATCCCATCCTGTAGCCCCAGGTTACTCAACCAAACGTGGAGAGAAAATCAAATGCTCAAGAAGCTGCTATTAGCCGTCGCAACGATGATCGCGACAATGGGTTTTGCATTTGCACAAGTCGATGTCAACAAGGCAGATCAAGCCGCACTCGATGGTGTCAAAGGCATCGGCCCGACGACGTCGAAGGCCATTCTTGATGAACGCAAGAAGAATGGCAACTTCAAGGACTGGGCGGATCTTGAAAATCGCGTGAAGGGTATCGGTGACAAGAACTCCGAGAAATTTTCCGAGGCGGGTCTGACTGTCAATGGTCAAAACAAGCCGAAGTCAGCCTCTGCCGCCACAGCCGGCAAGAAAGAGGCGAAGCCTGCCGCGAATGGCAGCAAGGAGGTAAAACCGGCCGATACCAAGGAAGCCAAACCAGCCGACTCCAAGCCGGCAGCAGGCGCCGGCAAGGATGCGAAATCGTCCGGGACAGCGAAGAAAGACGACACAAAAAAGTAA